A stretch of Gasterosteus aculeatus chromosome 4, fGasAcu3.hap1.1, whole genome shotgun sequence DNA encodes these proteins:
- the kmt2e gene encoding inactive histone-lysine N-methyltransferase 2E isoform X2, with amino-acid sequence MSIVIPVGVDTADASYLDMAAGSEPESVEASPVVVEKSSYPHQIYSSGSHHSHSYIGLPYADHNYGARPPPTPPASPPPSMLIRQGEGGLFVPGGQDEASRGTTLSTSEDGSYGADITRCICGFTHDDGYMICCDKCSAWQHIDCMGIDRQNIPETYLCERCQPRHLDRERAILLQTRKRECLSDGDTSATESGDEVPLELYSTFQHTPTTITLTTGRLGNKQTDKKRKKSGDKEPQASSARAKKAFREGSRKSSRVKGAAPEQEPTEHPSLWENKLKTWMERYEEASSNQYSEDVQVLLRVKEQGDGKSLAYNTHPASFKPPVESQVQKNKKILKAVRDLAPDSLIIEYRGKFMLRQQFEANGYFFKRPYPFVLFYSKFDGLEMCVDARSFGNEARFIRRSCTPNSEVRHVVEDGMLHLYIYSLRPIVKGTEITIGFDYDYGSCKYKVDCACVKGNQECPVLKHNLEPTENLGSGGRRRGSRKDKETVRDDQGQNQNVGLDCEGKSKSAGDGKQRKLSPLRLSISNNQDPELYEDLEDKTSVSNEVEMESEEQIAERRRKMANPAEQSHLPVGAASSWKGLKHKETREERKMEAILQAFARMEKREKRREQALERIGGVKTEVGGRSDIKEEPPATPEMADSPTVMQPLLEVKEEPGLKPAKVKSSRNRKSFSRNRTHIGQQRRRARTISTCSDLAPGSPTESVEPLTNEAPEGEAPAAPEPEAIPDEAPDTSPPHSCSPAPDRHRNGSKSFKSKKHFVSEWVGEKQQDRGGVRTPEPVPERPLRISSDPEVLATQLNALPGMACSPQVYSTPKHYVRFSSPFLANRSPTTPGVPTGRRRSRELPETPPTTGSCKKRWLKQALEEEGSTSPARGPSLLMPSEGPLSPPINGDSDSPLAYNGTCSLPELPTPLKKRRLSPLDACMSESSTPYGSPCATPTRADQSETPATPVLPATPPRPRTEEPSAEPPPSTPTQTLNVLQESDSSVESSPEVSRKPSVQEADRPPSLVSSPCVRAPSSDGPPTEATATVPESPQPPAAAAAEPMDCGEDRADGAVVEGSNEASSSAETCASSFPGWIKSPDRGPTGPAGLNFSPVNSNLRDLTPSHTLEPLVAPFRPEAAAGAAAGAAAAGTVPLVVSQPPFPEAQGPLFYPCPEEATSLGFSRSLNGDGSGEGGGSAQNPPQKKKVSLLEYRKRQREARRSGSKAECGSPVSAAPPLTVDAFAAALETTSEAPLPPAPPPLCNTATSTAAKEPPASEEGEVPAEKGEKEGGEGQWTSSTSVEQARERGYHRALLLSKDKDADGETEGGDTPALRDCPSPSLQKTPTHAPCSPGPVAPPPSRPAKEEEADGQPPSKPKPAPLTPTKLHPAPLPSSPVHYPGPSLLHSPKPQGSPYRGQRALFSAPPQALPPAQTPTGPAAFPQYNAQSDPPPPPPPPPATAAYFPSQSASPAGPFPGFKPAVAPPYPPGSQPLMQTIPHSVHYQSSAAPPPPPPPPHPMSGPTLLHVNLQPSPIQQHQLMLSTAAPPPPPPPPSQGQAPQQQPPAGSALLSLTPPPPPPPPPPAPSTNAQMQPHHFQNLGAFQPALLHPGATANPSVPPSTYPPPLQQTGLPPPPPPPPQQTQQGQAQAAASPRGAPASSTPFHSSGYLSTGWH; translated from the exons ATGAGCATAGTCATCCCAGTAGGGGTGGACACAGCGGACGCCTCATACCTGGACATGGCTGCAGGCTCAGA ACCAGAATCGGTGGAGGCCAGCCCCGTGGTGGTGGAGAAGTCCAGCTACCCGCACCAGATCTACAGCAGCGGCTCTCACCATTCCCACAGTTACATTGGCCTGCCGTACGCC GACCATAACTATGGGGCGCGGCCCCCACCCACTCCAccggcctcccctcccccctccatgtTGATCCGacaaggagagggggggttgtttgttCCAGGAGGCCAGGACGAAGCATCCAGGGGCACAACGCTCAGCACCTCAGAAGATGGCAGCTACGGGGCAGACATCACCCGCTGCATCTGTGGCTTCACCCACGATGACGGCTACATGATCTGCTGCGACAAGTGCAG cGCGTGGCAGCATATCGACTGCATGGGCATCGACAGGCAGAACATTCCTGAGACTTACCTGTGTGAGCGCTGCCAACCACGACACCTGGATAGAGAGCGGGCCATCCTGCTGCAGACCAGGAAACGAGAGTGTCTCTCTG ATGGTGACACCAGTGCAACAGAGAGTGGAGATGAGGTGCCATTAGAACTTTACTCCACCTTCCAACACACGCCTACCACCATCACGCTCACCACTGGGCGCCTCGGCAATAAGCAGACTGATAAAAAACGTAAAAAGAGCGGCGATAAAGAGCCTCAAGCCTCCTCTGCCCGCGCTAAGAAG GCCTTCCGAGAAGGGTCCAGAAAGTCCTCCAGAGTAAAG GGCGCCGCTCCGGAGCAGGAGCCGACGGAGCACCCGTCTCTGTGGGAGAACAAACTCAAGACGTGGATGGAGCGATACGAGGAGGCCAGCAGCAATCAGTACAGCGAGGACGTCCAGGTCCTGTTGCGTGTCAAAGAGCAAGGCGATGGCAAGAGCCTGGCGTACAACACGCACCCGGCCTCCTTCAAGCCGCCGGTGGAG AGTCAAgttcagaagaacaagaagatcCTCAAGGCGGTGCGAGACTTGGCCCCGGACTCCCTCATCATCGAGTACAGGGGAAAGTTCATGCTTCGACAGCAGTTCGAGGCCAACGGATACTTCTTCAAGAG gcCATACccctttgtgttgttttattccaaGTTTGATGGACTAGAGATGTGTGTGGACGCTCGTAGCTTCGGCAACGAGGCGCGCTTCATCCGTCGCTCCTGCACCCCGAATTCTGAG GTGCGGCACGTGGTTGAGGACGGGATGCTGCATTTATACATCTACTCCTTGAGGCCGATCGTCAAAGGCACAGAAATCACCATTGGTTTTGATTACGACTACGGCAGCTG TAAATACAAGGTGGACTGTGCCTGCGTGAAGGGGAACCAGGAGTGCCCGGTGCTCAAGCACAACCTCGAACCCACGGAGAACCTGGGCTCCGGAGGCCGGCGACGAGGGAGCCGCAAGGACAAGGAGACGGTCCGGGACGACCAGGGCCAGAACCAGAACGTGGGCCTGGACTGCGAGGGGAAGAGCAAGAGCGCCGGCGACGGCAAACAGAGGAagctctctcctctccgcctctccaTCTCAAACAACCAG GATCCTGAGTTATATGAGGATCTAGAAGACAAAACCTCCGTTAGCAATGAAGTAGAGATGGAGTCAGAGGAGCAGattgcagagaggaggaggaagatg GCCAACCCAGCGGAGCAGTCCCATCTCCCTGTCGGGGCGGCTTCCAGCTGGAAGGGACTGAAACACAAGGAG acacgggaggagaggaagatggaggccATCCTGCAGGCCTTTGCCCGGATGGAGAAGCGGGAGAAGCGTAGGGAGCAGGCCCTGGAGAGAATCGGCGGCGTCAAGACGGAAGTCGGCGGCCGCAGCGACATCAAGGAGGAGCCGCCCGCCACGCCGGAGATGGCGGATTCTCCGACGGTCATGCAG CCGCTGCTGGAGGTGAAAGAGGAGCCGGGACTGAAGCCAGCTAAGGTCAAAAGCTCGAGGAACAGGAAGAGCTTCTCAAGGAACCGCACGCACATCGGTCAACAGCGGCGGCGAGCTCGCACCATCAGCACCTGCTCCGACCTGGCCCCCGGCTCTCCGACCGAGTCGGTGGAGCCGCTGACCAACGAGGCCCCCGAAGGAGAGGCGCCGGCCGCGCCCGAGCCGGAGGCCATCCCCGACGAAGCGCCGGACACCAGCCCCCCGCACAGCTGCTCGCCCGCGCCGGACCGACACCGCAACGGGAGCAAGAGCTTCAAATCTAAAAAG cACTTTGTGAGTGAGTGGGTGGGAGAGAAGCAGCAGGACCGCGGCGGCGTACGGACCCCAGAGCCGGTGCCAGAGAGGCCGCTGAGAATAAGCAGTGACCCCGAAGTACTCGCCACGCAGCTGAACGCCCTGCCGGGCATGGCCTGCTCTCCGCAGGTCTACAGCACCCCCAAACACTACGTCCGCTTCTCGTCCCCATTCCTGGCTAACCGCAGCCCCACCACCCCCGGGGTCCCCACCGGGAGACGGCGTTCCCGGGAACTGCCCGAAACCCCGCCCACCACCGGCTCCTGCAAGAAG CGATGGTTGAAGCaggctctggaggaggagggctccACCAGCCCGGCCAGAGGACCAAGCCTCCTGATGCCCAGCGAGGGTCCTCTCAGCCCCCCCATTAACGGGGACTCTGACAGCCCTCTAGCCTACAACGGTACCTGCTCGCTACCAG AGTTGCCCACGCCGCTGAAAAAGCGGCGGCTGAGTCCGCTGGACGCCTGCATGTCCGAGAGCTCCACGCCCTACGGCTCCCCTTGTGCCACGCCCACCAGGGCCGACCAATCGGAGACACCCGCGACCCCCGTCCTACCGGCTACCCCGCCGCGTCCCCGGACCGAGGAGCCGAGCGCGGAGCCCCCGCCCAGCACCCCAACGCAGACACTTAACGTCCTCCAGGAG AGTGACTCTTCGGTGGAAAGCTCCCCGGAGGTCAGCCGGAAACCCAGCGTGCAAGAG GCCGACCGTCCTCCTTCGTTGGTCTCCTCTCCGTGCGTCAGGGCTCCCAGTTCGGACGGACCCCCGACAGAAGCCACGGCGACGGTTCCCGAAAGCCCGCAGCccccggccgccgccgccgccgagcctATGGACTGCGGGGAGGACCGGGCCGACGGCGCGGTTGTCGAGGGGAGCAACGAGGCTTCCTCATCCGCAGAAACATGTGCTTCCTCTTTCCCCGGCTGGATAAAAAGCCCCGACAGAGGCCCGACTGGACCAGCTGGCCTGAACTTCTCCCCAGTCAACTCAAACCTAAGGGACCTCACCCCCTCGCACACCCTGGAGCCTCTGGTGGCCCCCTTCAGGCCCGAGGCCGCAGCTGGGGCCGCAGCGGGGGCCGCCGCGGCGGGGACGGTGCCGCTGGTCGTCTCTCAGCCCCCCTTCCCTGAAGCCCAGGGGCCGCTCTTTTACCCCTGCCCCGAGGAGGCCACTTCACTGGGCTTCTCGCGCTCGCTGAACGGGGACGGCTCGGGCGAGGGGGGAGGCTCAGCGCAGAATCCCCCACAGAAGAAAAAG GTGTCCCTGCTGGAGTACAGGAAGCGCCAGCGCGAAGCCCGGCGCAGCGGCTCCAAGGCCGAGTGCGGCTCCCCCGTGTCCGCCGCGCCTCCTTTGACTGTGGACGCCTTCGCCGCCGCGTTAGAGACCACGAGTGAAGCACCTCTGCCTcctgctccgcctcctctctgcAACACCGCCACCAGCACCGCGGCAAAAGAGCCCCCGGCgagcgaggagggggaggtgccagcggagaaaggagagaaggaaggaggagagggacagtg GACGTCGTCCACTTCTGTGGAGCAGGCGCGAGAGCGCGGCTACCACCGAGCGCTGCTGCTCAGCAAAGACAAGGACGCGG aTGGTGAGACCGAAGGTGGAGACACGCCCGCGCTGAGGGACTGCCCCTCTCCGAGTCTTCAAAAGACGCCGACCCACGCG CCCTGCTCTCCCGGTCCCGTGGCTCCGCCTCCCAGTCGCccggcgaaggaggaggaggccgacggCCAGCCGCCGAGCAAGCCGAAGCCGGCCCCCCTGACTCCCACCAAGCTCCACCCGGCGCCGTTGCCCTCCTCGCCGGTCCACTACCCCGGACCCTCCCTCCTGCACTCCCCCAAGCCGCAGGGCTCTCCCTACCGCGGCCAGAGGGCGCTGTTCTCCGCTCCGCCTCAAGCCCTGCCCCCGGCGCAGACTCCGACCGGCCCGGCCGCTTTCCCCCAGTACAACGCGCAGAGTgacccgcccccgcccccgcctcctccaccggcTACGGCGGCGTATTTTCCTAGCCAGAGCGCCTCGCCCGCCGGGCCCTTCCCTGGGTTTAAACCTGCCGTCGCCCCCCCGTACCCTCCTGGTTCTCAGCCCCTGATGCAGACTATTCCCCACAGTGTGCATTACCAGAGCTCCGcggcgccgccgcccccccctccgcccccacaCCCGATGTCTGGCCCCACCCTGCTGCACGTCAACCTGCAGCCGTCTCCCATCCAGCAACACCAGCTCATGCTGAGCACCGCcgccccacctcctcccccccctcctccctcgcaGGGCCAGGCCCCTCAGCAGCAGCCTCCCGCCGGCAGCGCCTTGTTGTCGCTgacccctcccccgccgcctcccccgcctccccccgcgCCCTCGACCAACGCCCAGATGCAGCCCCACCACTTTCAGAACTTGGGGGCTTTTCAGCCGGCGTTGCTGCACCCAGGCGCCACCGCCAACCCGTCAGTGCCCCCGTCGACCTACCCGCCACCCCTACAGCAGACCGGActgcccccacctccccctccacccccccaacaGACTCAACAAGGCCAGGCCCAGGCCGCTGCCTCCCCTCGTGGCGCCCCTGCGTCCTCGACCCCCTTCCACAGCTCGGGCTACCTGAGCACTGGGTGGCACTGa
- the kmt2e gene encoding inactive histone-lysine N-methyltransferase 2E isoform X8: MSIVIPVGVDTADASYLDMAAGSEPESVEASPVVVEKSSYPHQIYSSGSHHSHSYIGLPYADHNYGARPPPTPPASPPPSMLIRQGEGGLFVPGGQDEASRGTTLSTSEDGSYGADITRCICGFTHDDGYMICCDKCSAWQHIDCMGIDRQNIPETYLCERCQPRHLDRERAILLQTRKRECLSDGDTSATESGDEVPLELYSTFQHTPTTITLTTGRLGNKQTDKKRKKSGDKEPQASSARAKKAFREGSRKSSRVKGAAPEQEPTEHPSLWENKLKTWMERYEEASSNQYSEDVQVLLRVKEQGDGKSLAYNTHPASFKPPVESQVQKNKKILKAVRDLAPDSLIIEYRGKFMLRQQFEANGYFFKRPYPFVLFYSKFDGLEMCVDARSFGNEARFIRRSCTPNSEVRHVVEDGMLHLYIYSLRPIVKGTEITIGFDYDYGSCKYKVDCACVKGNQECPVLKHNLEPTENLGSGGRRRGSRKDKETVRDDQGQNQNVGLDCEGKSKSAGDGKQRKLSPLRLSISNNQTREERKMEAILQAFARMEKREKRREQALERIGGVKTEVGGRSDIKEEPPATPEMADSPTVMQPLLEVKEEPGLKPAKVKSSRNRKSFSRNRTHIGQQRRRARTISTCSDLAPGSPTESVEPLTNEAPEGEAPAAPEPEAIPDEAPDTSPPHSCSPAPDRHRNGSKSFKSKKHFVSEWVGEKQQDRGGVRTPEPVPERPLRISSDPEVLATQLNALPGMACSPQVYSTPKHYVRFSSPFLANRSPTTPGVPTGRRRSRELPETPPTTGSCKKRWLKQALEEEGSTSPARGPSLLMPSEGPLSPPINGDSDSPLAYNGTCSLPELPTPLKKRRLSPLDACMSESSTPYGSPCATPTRADQSETPATPVLPATPPRPRTEEPSAEPPPSTPTQTLNVLQESDSSVESSPEVSRKPSVQEADRPPSLVSSPCVRAPSSDGPPTEATATVPESPQPPAAAAAEPMDCGEDRADGAVVEGSNEASSSAETCASSFPGWIKSPDRGPTGPAGLNFSPVNSNLRDLTPSHTLEPLVAPFRPEAAAGAAAGAAAAGTVPLVVSQPPFPEAQGPLFYPCPEEATSLGFSRSLNGDGSGEGGGSAQNPPQKKKVSLLEYRKRQREARRSGSKAECGSPVSAAPPLTVDAFAAALETTSEAPLPPAPPPLCNTATSTAAKEPPASEEGEVPAEKGEKEGGEGQWTSSTSVEQARERGYHRALLLSKDKDADGETEGGDTPALRDCPSPSLQKTPTHAPCSPGPVAPPPSRPAKEEEADGQPPSKPKPAPLTPTKLHPAPLPSSPVHYPGPSLLHSPKPQGSPYRGQRALFSAPPQALPPAQTPTGPAAFPQYNAQSDPPPPPPPPPATAAYFPSQSASPAGPFPGFKPAVAPPYPPGSQPLMQTIPHSVHYQSSAAPPPPPPPPHPMSGPTLLHVNLQPSPIQQHQLMLSTAAPPPPPPPPSQGQAPQQQPPAGSALLSLTPPPPPPPPPPAPSTNAQMQPHHFQNLGAFQPALLHPGATANPSVPPSTYPPPLQQTGLPPPPPPPPQQTQQGQAQAAASPRGAPASSTPFHSSGYLSTGWH, from the exons ATGAGCATAGTCATCCCAGTAGGGGTGGACACAGCGGACGCCTCATACCTGGACATGGCTGCAGGCTCAGA ACCAGAATCGGTGGAGGCCAGCCCCGTGGTGGTGGAGAAGTCCAGCTACCCGCACCAGATCTACAGCAGCGGCTCTCACCATTCCCACAGTTACATTGGCCTGCCGTACGCC GACCATAACTATGGGGCGCGGCCCCCACCCACTCCAccggcctcccctcccccctccatgtTGATCCGacaaggagagggggggttgtttgttCCAGGAGGCCAGGACGAAGCATCCAGGGGCACAACGCTCAGCACCTCAGAAGATGGCAGCTACGGGGCAGACATCACCCGCTGCATCTGTGGCTTCACCCACGATGACGGCTACATGATCTGCTGCGACAAGTGCAG cGCGTGGCAGCATATCGACTGCATGGGCATCGACAGGCAGAACATTCCTGAGACTTACCTGTGTGAGCGCTGCCAACCACGACACCTGGATAGAGAGCGGGCCATCCTGCTGCAGACCAGGAAACGAGAGTGTCTCTCTG ATGGTGACACCAGTGCAACAGAGAGTGGAGATGAGGTGCCATTAGAACTTTACTCCACCTTCCAACACACGCCTACCACCATCACGCTCACCACTGGGCGCCTCGGCAATAAGCAGACTGATAAAAAACGTAAAAAGAGCGGCGATAAAGAGCCTCAAGCCTCCTCTGCCCGCGCTAAGAAG GCCTTCCGAGAAGGGTCCAGAAAGTCCTCCAGAGTAAAG GGCGCCGCTCCGGAGCAGGAGCCGACGGAGCACCCGTCTCTGTGGGAGAACAAACTCAAGACGTGGATGGAGCGATACGAGGAGGCCAGCAGCAATCAGTACAGCGAGGACGTCCAGGTCCTGTTGCGTGTCAAAGAGCAAGGCGATGGCAAGAGCCTGGCGTACAACACGCACCCGGCCTCCTTCAAGCCGCCGGTGGAG AGTCAAgttcagaagaacaagaagatcCTCAAGGCGGTGCGAGACTTGGCCCCGGACTCCCTCATCATCGAGTACAGGGGAAAGTTCATGCTTCGACAGCAGTTCGAGGCCAACGGATACTTCTTCAAGAG gcCATACccctttgtgttgttttattccaaGTTTGATGGACTAGAGATGTGTGTGGACGCTCGTAGCTTCGGCAACGAGGCGCGCTTCATCCGTCGCTCCTGCACCCCGAATTCTGAG GTGCGGCACGTGGTTGAGGACGGGATGCTGCATTTATACATCTACTCCTTGAGGCCGATCGTCAAAGGCACAGAAATCACCATTGGTTTTGATTACGACTACGGCAGCTG TAAATACAAGGTGGACTGTGCCTGCGTGAAGGGGAACCAGGAGTGCCCGGTGCTCAAGCACAACCTCGAACCCACGGAGAACCTGGGCTCCGGAGGCCGGCGACGAGGGAGCCGCAAGGACAAGGAGACGGTCCGGGACGACCAGGGCCAGAACCAGAACGTGGGCCTGGACTGCGAGGGGAAGAGCAAGAGCGCCGGCGACGGCAAACAGAGGAagctctctcctctccgcctctccaTCTCAAACAACCAG acacgggaggagaggaagatggaggccATCCTGCAGGCCTTTGCCCGGATGGAGAAGCGGGAGAAGCGTAGGGAGCAGGCCCTGGAGAGAATCGGCGGCGTCAAGACGGAAGTCGGCGGCCGCAGCGACATCAAGGAGGAGCCGCCCGCCACGCCGGAGATGGCGGATTCTCCGACGGTCATGCAG CCGCTGCTGGAGGTGAAAGAGGAGCCGGGACTGAAGCCAGCTAAGGTCAAAAGCTCGAGGAACAGGAAGAGCTTCTCAAGGAACCGCACGCACATCGGTCAACAGCGGCGGCGAGCTCGCACCATCAGCACCTGCTCCGACCTGGCCCCCGGCTCTCCGACCGAGTCGGTGGAGCCGCTGACCAACGAGGCCCCCGAAGGAGAGGCGCCGGCCGCGCCCGAGCCGGAGGCCATCCCCGACGAAGCGCCGGACACCAGCCCCCCGCACAGCTGCTCGCCCGCGCCGGACCGACACCGCAACGGGAGCAAGAGCTTCAAATCTAAAAAG cACTTTGTGAGTGAGTGGGTGGGAGAGAAGCAGCAGGACCGCGGCGGCGTACGGACCCCAGAGCCGGTGCCAGAGAGGCCGCTGAGAATAAGCAGTGACCCCGAAGTACTCGCCACGCAGCTGAACGCCCTGCCGGGCATGGCCTGCTCTCCGCAGGTCTACAGCACCCCCAAACACTACGTCCGCTTCTCGTCCCCATTCCTGGCTAACCGCAGCCCCACCACCCCCGGGGTCCCCACCGGGAGACGGCGTTCCCGGGAACTGCCCGAAACCCCGCCCACCACCGGCTCCTGCAAGAAG CGATGGTTGAAGCaggctctggaggaggagggctccACCAGCCCGGCCAGAGGACCAAGCCTCCTGATGCCCAGCGAGGGTCCTCTCAGCCCCCCCATTAACGGGGACTCTGACAGCCCTCTAGCCTACAACGGTACCTGCTCGCTACCAG AGTTGCCCACGCCGCTGAAAAAGCGGCGGCTGAGTCCGCTGGACGCCTGCATGTCCGAGAGCTCCACGCCCTACGGCTCCCCTTGTGCCACGCCCACCAGGGCCGACCAATCGGAGACACCCGCGACCCCCGTCCTACCGGCTACCCCGCCGCGTCCCCGGACCGAGGAGCCGAGCGCGGAGCCCCCGCCCAGCACCCCAACGCAGACACTTAACGTCCTCCAGGAG AGTGACTCTTCGGTGGAAAGCTCCCCGGAGGTCAGCCGGAAACCCAGCGTGCAAGAG GCCGACCGTCCTCCTTCGTTGGTCTCCTCTCCGTGCGTCAGGGCTCCCAGTTCGGACGGACCCCCGACAGAAGCCACGGCGACGGTTCCCGAAAGCCCGCAGCccccggccgccgccgccgccgagcctATGGACTGCGGGGAGGACCGGGCCGACGGCGCGGTTGTCGAGGGGAGCAACGAGGCTTCCTCATCCGCAGAAACATGTGCTTCCTCTTTCCCCGGCTGGATAAAAAGCCCCGACAGAGGCCCGACTGGACCAGCTGGCCTGAACTTCTCCCCAGTCAACTCAAACCTAAGGGACCTCACCCCCTCGCACACCCTGGAGCCTCTGGTGGCCCCCTTCAGGCCCGAGGCCGCAGCTGGGGCCGCAGCGGGGGCCGCCGCGGCGGGGACGGTGCCGCTGGTCGTCTCTCAGCCCCCCTTCCCTGAAGCCCAGGGGCCGCTCTTTTACCCCTGCCCCGAGGAGGCCACTTCACTGGGCTTCTCGCGCTCGCTGAACGGGGACGGCTCGGGCGAGGGGGGAGGCTCAGCGCAGAATCCCCCACAGAAGAAAAAG GTGTCCCTGCTGGAGTACAGGAAGCGCCAGCGCGAAGCCCGGCGCAGCGGCTCCAAGGCCGAGTGCGGCTCCCCCGTGTCCGCCGCGCCTCCTTTGACTGTGGACGCCTTCGCCGCCGCGTTAGAGACCACGAGTGAAGCACCTCTGCCTcctgctccgcctcctctctgcAACACCGCCACCAGCACCGCGGCAAAAGAGCCCCCGGCgagcgaggagggggaggtgccagcggagaaaggagagaaggaaggaggagagggacagtg GACGTCGTCCACTTCTGTGGAGCAGGCGCGAGAGCGCGGCTACCACCGAGCGCTGCTGCTCAGCAAAGACAAGGACGCGG aTGGTGAGACCGAAGGTGGAGACACGCCCGCGCTGAGGGACTGCCCCTCTCCGAGTCTTCAAAAGACGCCGACCCACGCG CCCTGCTCTCCCGGTCCCGTGGCTCCGCCTCCCAGTCGCccggcgaaggaggaggaggccgacggCCAGCCGCCGAGCAAGCCGAAGCCGGCCCCCCTGACTCCCACCAAGCTCCACCCGGCGCCGTTGCCCTCCTCGCCGGTCCACTACCCCGGACCCTCCCTCCTGCACTCCCCCAAGCCGCAGGGCTCTCCCTACCGCGGCCAGAGGGCGCTGTTCTCCGCTCCGCCTCAAGCCCTGCCCCCGGCGCAGACTCCGACCGGCCCGGCCGCTTTCCCCCAGTACAACGCGCAGAGTgacccgcccccgcccccgcctcctccaccggcTACGGCGGCGTATTTTCCTAGCCAGAGCGCCTCGCCCGCCGGGCCCTTCCCTGGGTTTAAACCTGCCGTCGCCCCCCCGTACCCTCCTGGTTCTCAGCCCCTGATGCAGACTATTCCCCACAGTGTGCATTACCAGAGCTCCGcggcgccgccgcccccccctccgcccccacaCCCGATGTCTGGCCCCACCCTGCTGCACGTCAACCTGCAGCCGTCTCCCATCCAGCAACACCAGCTCATGCTGAGCACCGCcgccccacctcctcccccccctcctccctcgcaGGGCCAGGCCCCTCAGCAGCAGCCTCCCGCCGGCAGCGCCTTGTTGTCGCTgacccctcccccgccgcctcccccgcctccccccgcgCCCTCGACCAACGCCCAGATGCAGCCCCACCACTTTCAGAACTTGGGGGCTTTTCAGCCGGCGTTGCTGCACCCAGGCGCCACCGCCAACCCGTCAGTGCCCCCGTCGACCTACCCGCCACCCCTACAGCAGACCGGActgcccccacctccccctccacccccccaacaGACTCAACAAGGCCAGGCCCAGGCCGCTGCCTCCCCTCGTGGCGCCCCTGCGTCCTCGACCCCCTTCCACAGCTCGGGCTACCTGAGCACTGGGTGGCACTGa